A segment of the Sulfurovum indicum genome:
CTGAAAGTACCACTTCAGCATCATGACCTGTCAATGCATGGAACTTATTAGGCTGAGAAACGAAGCCATAATCTTTTTCCATAAAGCTATTGAGCTGTGCTGCAACTCTCTGTGAGAATTCCGGATGGGAGTTGAGTCCTGTACCTACTGCGGTACCTCCGATGGCAAGCTCTCTACAGTAAACAAGAGCATCTTCAATCTGTTTCAGGTTTGTTTCAAGCATAGCAACATATCCGCTAAGCTCCTGTCCCAGGGTCAATGGTGTTGCATCCTGAAGATGCGTGCGTCCAATCTTCACAATATCCGAAAAAGCTTTTGATTTTGCCTCAAGTGTTCCCTTAAGCTGTTTAAGTGCCGGGATAAGGTTATCTGTTACTGCCACCACCTCAGCAATTCTCATACCGGTTGGATAAGTATCATTGGAGCTCTGCCCCTTGTTCACATCATCGTTTGGATGAACCAGATGTTCCTTGGTAAAATCTCCACCAAGAAGTTCTGTTGCTTTATTGGCGACTACTTCATTCATGTTCATATTTGACTGTGTACCCGAACCTGTCTGCCATACTACCAGCGGGAAGTTATCATCAAGTTCACCGGCAAGTACACTATCGCATGCTTTAACAATTGCATCAGTCTTGTCATCCTCAAGACGGCCAAGCTCATTGTTCACCAGGGCACATGCTTTTTTCAGGTTTGCAAATCCGTAAACGACTTCCATCGGCATCTTTTCAACACCAATCTGAAAATTCTGTACAGAACGCTGAGTCTGGGCAGCCCAATACTTGTCTGCAGGAACCTGCATTTCTCCCATAGTATCTTTTTCTATTCTATATTCCATCTGTTACTTTCTCCTAATCAAAAAATTTATTCGCTTTAAGT
Coding sequences within it:
- the fumC gene encoding class II fumarate hydratase; translated protein: MEYRIEKDTMGEMQVPADKYWAAQTQRSVQNFQIGVEKMPMEVVYGFANLKKACALVNNELGRLEDDKTDAIVKACDSVLAGELDDNFPLVVWQTGSGTQSNMNMNEVVANKATELLGGDFTKEHLVHPNDDVNKGQSSNDTYPTGMRIAEVVAVTDNLIPALKQLKGTLEAKSKAFSDIVKIGRTHLQDATPLTLGQELSGYVAMLETNLKQIEDALVYCRELAIGGTAVGTGLNSHPEFSQRVAAQLNSFMEKDYGFVSQPNKFHALTGHDAEVVLSGALKALAANLMKIANDIRWLASGPRCGLGEIEIPANEPGSSIMPGKVNPTQAEAITMVAVQVMGNDAAVGFAASQGNFELNVFKPVIAYNILQSVRLLADSMRSFDVNCAVGIQPIEEKIEKFLNDSLMLVTALNPYIGYENAAKIAKTAHANGTTLKEEAINLGFLSAEEFDRYVQPQEMIAPKA